In Burkholderia sp. HI2500, the following are encoded in one genomic region:
- a CDS encoding septal ring lytic transglycosylase RlpA family protein: protein MNLRFPSRFGTIALFFALTGCAVPPSQTTGSANQKNAVDKTAAAAKADSDKQLNFDSALASMPAADSKDAKKSSLADAEPIDGKDVSDFRQTGRASWYGRDFHGRRTANGERFNMNALTAAHRTLPLSSYIKVTNASTGKWVVVKVNDRGPFKRGRVLDLSYAAAKMIGLVHAGTGRVKIEGLSPQEAREARDEMFASVSAK, encoded by the coding sequence ATGAATTTACGTTTTCCGAGTCGATTCGGGACCATTGCATTGTTTTTTGCGCTGACGGGCTGCGCGGTGCCACCCAGCCAGACCACCGGTAGCGCGAACCAGAAGAACGCCGTCGACAAGACGGCCGCCGCCGCGAAGGCGGATAGCGACAAGCAGCTGAACTTTGATTCCGCGCTGGCATCGATGCCGGCTGCCGACAGCAAGGACGCGAAGAAGTCGTCGCTGGCGGACGCCGAGCCGATCGACGGCAAGGATGTGTCCGATTTCCGCCAGACGGGCCGCGCATCGTGGTACGGGCGGGACTTCCACGGCCGCCGCACCGCGAACGGCGAGCGCTTCAACATGAATGCACTCACCGCCGCACACCGCACGCTGCCGCTGTCGTCGTACATCAAGGTGACGAACGCGTCGACCGGCAAGTGGGTCGTCGTGAAGGTCAACGATCGCGGGCCGTTCAAGCGCGGTCGTGTGCTCGACCTGTCGTATGCGGCCGCCAAGATGATCGGCCTCGTGCACGCCGGCACGGGCCGCGTGAAGATCGAAGGGCTGTCGCCGCAGGAAGCGCGCGAGGCACGCGACGAAATGTTCGCGTCGGTCTCGGCGAAGTAA
- the rsmI gene encoding 16S rRNA (cytidine(1402)-2'-O)-methyltransferase codes for MTALLELAHTQHYPDAALYVVATPIGNTADITLRALHVLGLADRIAAEDTRNTGQLLARYGISKPLVAVHEHNEREAAQRVIELLRGGERVAYVSDAGTPGISDPGARLVDAVRAAGFAVIPLPGASAAVTALSVAGDWAGAFTFAGFLPPKTKQRATALQALVSHPYALVFYEAPHRIAETVAALADAFGPARRLLIARELTKLHEQLFQGTLAEGQTWLAGDANRQRGEFVLVVEGAPATSGEADDTAHDALLKLLLEEVPVKSAAKLAAALTGASRNTLYARALALKDES; via the coding sequence ATGACTGCCCTCCTCGAACTCGCGCACACGCAGCACTACCCGGACGCCGCGCTCTACGTGGTCGCCACGCCGATCGGCAACACCGCCGACATCACGCTGCGCGCGCTGCACGTGCTCGGCCTCGCCGACCGCATCGCGGCCGAAGACACCCGCAACACGGGCCAGCTGCTCGCCCGCTACGGGATCTCGAAACCGCTCGTCGCCGTGCACGAGCACAACGAACGCGAAGCCGCGCAACGCGTGATCGAACTGCTGCGCGGCGGCGAGCGCGTGGCCTATGTATCGGACGCCGGCACGCCCGGCATCTCGGATCCCGGCGCGCGGCTCGTCGACGCGGTGCGCGCCGCCGGCTTCGCGGTGATTCCGCTGCCGGGCGCGAGCGCGGCCGTGACCGCGCTGAGCGTGGCCGGCGACTGGGCCGGCGCGTTCACGTTCGCGGGCTTCCTGCCGCCGAAGACGAAGCAGCGCGCGACCGCGCTGCAGGCGCTGGTATCGCACCCGTATGCACTGGTGTTCTACGAGGCCCCGCACCGGATCGCCGAAACCGTCGCCGCACTCGCCGACGCATTCGGCCCCGCGCGCCGGCTGCTGATCGCGCGCGAGCTCACCAAGCTACACGAGCAGTTGTTCCAGGGCACCCTGGCCGAAGGACAGACCTGGCTCGCCGGCGATGCGAACCGGCAGCGCGGCGAGTTCGTGCTGGTGGTCGAAGGCGCACCGGCGACGAGCGGCGAAGCCGACGACACCGCGCACGACGCGCTGCTCAAGCTGCTGCTGGAAGAGGTGCCGGTGAAGAGCGCGGCCAAGCTCGCGGCCGCGCTGACGGGCGCGTCGCGCAACACGCTGTATGCGCGTGCGCTGGCGCTGAAGGACGAAAGCTGA
- a CDS encoding YraN family protein — MCHAAPARPGDGRGLVRAGDNFSDAARSKPVGAAFELRARQFLERRGLGFVAANVTMRGGELDLVMREPDGMLVFVEVRARRSVRHGGAAASVGWRKRRRLVAAALQFWARHGAGAACRFDVVAFEAGRLAWLRDAFRADDA, encoded by the coding sequence TTGTGCCACGCGGCGCCGGCCCGGCCGGGCGACGGGCGCGGTTTGGTGCGCGCCGGCGACAACTTTTCGGATGCGGCGCGATCCAAACCGGTCGGCGCGGCATTCGAGCTGCGCGCGCGGCAGTTTCTCGAACGCCGCGGCCTCGGGTTCGTCGCGGCGAACGTGACGATGCGCGGTGGCGAGCTCGATCTCGTGATGCGCGAGCCTGACGGCATGCTCGTGTTCGTCGAGGTGCGCGCGCGGCGCAGCGTCCGGCATGGCGGCGCGGCCGCGAGCGTCGGCTGGCGCAAGCGGCGTCGCCTGGTGGCGGCCGCGCTCCAGTTCTGGGCGCGGCACGGCGCCGGCGCCGCGTGCCGCTTCGACGTCGTCGCGTTCGAGGCCGGCCGGCTCGCGTGGCTGCGCGACGCATTTCGTGCCGACGATGCGTAG
- a CDS encoding SIS domain-containing protein: protein MSVERIQQHFRDSAALHAEAADALSLPIAAAVDAMFAALANGNKIVACGDGPSAAAAHYLAVSLVGGFERERPGLPAIALATDASQGGLAGAVSADQLFAQQVRVLGQTGDILLVLDPAGASPRVLAAIDEAHEREMTVVALTGGDGHAVAAALSDTDIPISVPAVRAARIHEVHLLTIHCLCDGIDAMLLGED, encoded by the coding sequence ATGTCAGTCGAACGTATTCAGCAACATTTCCGCGACAGCGCCGCGCTTCACGCCGAAGCGGCCGACGCGCTGTCGCTGCCGATCGCAGCCGCGGTCGATGCGATGTTCGCCGCGCTGGCGAACGGCAACAAGATCGTCGCGTGCGGTGACGGCCCGTCAGCCGCCGCCGCGCATTACCTCGCCGTGTCACTCGTCGGCGGCTTCGAGCGCGAGCGCCCGGGCCTGCCCGCGATCGCGCTGGCCACCGATGCGTCGCAGGGCGGCCTCGCGGGCGCGGTGTCCGCCGATCAGCTGTTCGCGCAGCAGGTGCGCGTGCTCGGCCAGACCGGCGACATCCTGCTGGTGCTCGATCCGGCCGGCGCGTCGCCGCGCGTGCTGGCGGCGATCGACGAAGCGCACGAGCGCGAGATGACCGTCGTCGCGCTGACGGGCGGCGACGGCCATGCGGTCGCCGCCGCGCTGTCCGATACCGATATTCCGATCAGCGTGCCCGCCGTTCGCGCGGCGCGCATCCACGAAGTCCATCTGCTGACCATCCACTGCCTGTGCGACGGCATCGACGCGATGCTGCTGGGTGAGGATTGA
- a CDS encoding BON domain-containing protein, with protein MNQSRVKQTLVRTTLLAALTAGLAVSLQGCVLGVVGAAAGGGALIATDRRTLGAQTEDREIQVKSLTQINNGLPDQSHVNVTVFNRRVLLTGEVPNDASKQRAEEIVRGINNVNGIVNELSVEPASSLSSRANDSYLEGRVKSELIATKGISSNYYKVVSERGNLYLMGLVTVDEGNRGAEAASQVPGVEKVVKVFQYVKPQDAQALQNASPASGASGAQAAAAPADTATVGAVPDASVQSAPLQPPAPISNSSNVHPGNPKAPAQ; from the coding sequence ATGAATCAAAGCCGCGTCAAACAGACGCTCGTCAGAACCACGCTGCTCGCTGCGCTGACGGCGGGCCTCGCCGTGTCGCTGCAAGGTTGTGTGCTCGGGGTCGTGGGCGCAGCGGCCGGCGGCGGCGCGCTGATCGCGACCGATCGCCGTACGCTCGGCGCGCAGACGGAAGATCGCGAGATCCAGGTCAAGTCGCTCACGCAGATCAACAACGGGCTGCCCGACCAGTCGCACGTGAACGTGACGGTGTTCAACCGCCGCGTGCTGCTGACGGGCGAAGTGCCGAACGATGCATCGAAGCAGCGCGCCGAGGAAATCGTGCGCGGCATCAACAACGTGAACGGCATCGTCAACGAGCTGTCGGTCGAGCCGGCGTCGTCGCTGTCGTCGCGCGCGAACGACTCGTACCTCGAAGGGCGCGTGAAGTCCGAGCTGATTGCGACGAAGGGCATCTCGTCGAACTACTACAAGGTCGTCAGCGAACGCGGCAACCTTTACCTGATGGGGCTCGTGACGGTCGACGAGGGCAATCGCGGCGCGGAAGCCGCCAGCCAGGTGCCGGGCGTCGAGAAGGTCGTGAAGGTGTTCCAGTACGTGAAGCCGCAGGACGCGCAGGCGCTGCAGAACGCGTCGCCCGCGAGCGGCGCATCTGGCGCGCAGGCTGCCGCCGCGCCGGCGGATACCGCGACGGTGGGCGCCGTGCCCGACGCGTCGGTGCAGTCCGCGCCGCTGCAGCCGCCCGCGCCGATCTCGAATTCGTCGAACGTGCACCCGGGCAACCCGAAGGCCCCGGCGCAATGA
- a CDS encoding c-type cytochrome, with amino-acid sequence MKNRQMKQMKQWMVQGVAAAALAIGALGVAHADVGDGLKVARGNACMGCHAIDRKLVGPSFKDIAARYKADPQAVAKLSKKVKEGGSGVWGAIPMPAHPRMSDADVRSVVEWVLAGAPSK; translated from the coding sequence ATGAAGAACAGGCAGATGAAGCAGATGAAACAGTGGATGGTGCAGGGCGTCGCGGCCGCGGCGCTCGCGATTGGCGCGCTGGGCGTCGCGCATGCGGATGTCGGTGACGGCCTGAAGGTCGCGCGCGGCAACGCCTGCATGGGCTGCCACGCGATCGACCGCAAGCTCGTCGGCCCGTCGTTCAAGGATATCGCCGCCCGCTACAAGGCCGATCCGCAGGCCGTGGCCAAGCTGTCGAAGAAGGTGAAGGAGGGCGGCTCGGGCGTCTGGGGCGCCATTCCGATGCCCGCGCACCCGCGCATGAGCGACGCCGACGTGCGTTCGGTGGTCGAATGGGTGCTGGCTGGCGCGCCGTCAAAGTAA
- a CDS encoding enolase C-terminal domain-like protein produces MSDSRRAGTPRVTRMQVIPVAGRDSMLLNLCGAHAPYFTRNLVILDDSSGHTGVGEVPGGEGIRHALERMTDLVVGQSIGRYQATLNVVRATLSGAGAGAGRTIRHEVTSAGEAAVLRQPHEINLRLDNVITAIEAALLDLLGQHLDVPVAALLGEGQQRDAVPMLAYLFYLGDRGRTDLPYRDEAQASDAWFRLRNEEALTPAAIARQAEAAVDRYGFADFKLKGGVMAGADEMEAIAAIKARFPDARATLDPNGAWSLDEAVALCRGQGHLLAYAEDPCGPEGGYSGREVMAEFRRATGIPTATNMIATDWRQMDHAVRLQAVDIPLADPHFWTMQGSVRLAQLCRDWGLTWGSHSNNHFDVSLAMFTHAAAAAPGTITAIDTHWIWQEGDARLTREPLKIVGGQVAVPERPGLGIELDMAQVEAAHALYRQVGGTARDDAVAMRYLVPGWTYDPKRPSFGRG; encoded by the coding sequence ATGTCCGATTCCCGCCGTGCCGGCACCCCGCGCGTCACGCGCATGCAGGTGATTCCCGTCGCCGGCCGCGACAGCATGCTGCTCAACCTGTGCGGCGCGCACGCGCCGTACTTCACGCGCAACCTCGTGATCCTCGACGACAGCAGCGGACACACGGGCGTCGGCGAAGTGCCAGGCGGCGAAGGCATCCGCCACGCGCTCGAGCGCATGACGGATCTCGTGGTCGGCCAGTCGATCGGACGCTACCAGGCGACGCTCAACGTGGTGCGCGCGACGCTGTCCGGAGCGGGCGCGGGTGCGGGCCGCACGATCCGGCACGAGGTGACGTCGGCCGGCGAAGCCGCGGTGCTGCGCCAGCCGCACGAGATCAACCTGCGGCTCGACAACGTGATCACCGCGATCGAGGCCGCGCTGCTCGACCTGCTCGGCCAGCATCTCGACGTGCCGGTCGCGGCGCTGCTCGGTGAAGGGCAGCAGCGCGATGCGGTGCCGATGCTCGCGTACCTGTTCTATCTCGGCGATCGCGGCCGCACCGACCTGCCGTATCGCGACGAGGCGCAGGCGTCGGATGCATGGTTCCGGCTGCGCAACGAGGAAGCGCTCACGCCGGCCGCGATCGCGCGGCAGGCCGAGGCCGCAGTCGATCGCTACGGCTTCGCCGATTTCAAGCTGAAGGGCGGCGTGATGGCCGGCGCCGACGAGATGGAAGCGATCGCCGCGATCAAGGCACGCTTCCCCGACGCCCGCGCGACGCTCGACCCGAACGGCGCGTGGTCGCTCGACGAGGCCGTCGCGCTATGCCGCGGACAAGGCCACCTGCTCGCGTATGCGGAAGATCCGTGCGGGCCGGAAGGCGGCTATTCGGGCCGCGAGGTGATGGCCGAATTCCGCCGCGCGACGGGAATCCCGACCGCGACCAACATGATCGCGACCGACTGGCGGCAGATGGATCATGCGGTGCGGCTGCAGGCGGTCGACATCCCGCTCGCCGACCCGCATTTCTGGACGATGCAGGGCTCGGTGCGGCTCGCGCAGCTGTGCCGCGACTGGGGGCTCACGTGGGGTTCGCACTCGAACAACCACTTCGACGTGTCGCTCGCGATGTTCACGCATGCGGCGGCGGCCGCGCCCGGCACGATCACCGCGATCGACACGCACTGGATCTGGCAGGAAGGCGATGCGCGGCTCACGCGCGAGCCGCTGAAGATCGTCGGGGGCCAGGTGGCCGTGCCGGAGCGGCCGGGGCTCGGGATCGAGCTCGACATGGCGCAGGTCGAGGCCGCGCATGCGCTTTATCGGCAAGTCGGCGGCACGGCGCGCGACGACGCGGTCGCGATGCGCTATCTCGTGCCGGGGTGGACGTACGATCCGAAGCGGCCGAGTTTCGGGCGGGGGTGA
- a CDS encoding MFS transporter, protein MNPLQALPASASATARRTRVRWLVLAVLFAVTTINYADRAAIAIAGPSLARALHLSHVQMGFIFSAFGWSYVVAQLPGGWLLDRYGSRIVYAFSIFFWSLFTLLQGGIGFFGGAAAFALLFGLRFLVGAAEAPSFPANSRIVSAWFPAPERGTASAIFNAAQYAATVVFAPLMGWLVHAFGWQSVFAVMGVLGFAFVLVWNRTMYDPKDHPTINRAELDYLAEGGALVNIDQATGGRDGGPSMRHVKALLKSRMLIGVYVAQYCINALTYFFITWFPVYLVQARGMSILNAGLVASIPAVCGFLGGILGGVVSDGLLKQGRSLSVARKVPIVVGMLLSMSMIVCNYTDSHVLVVLFMALSFFGKGLGALGWAVNADTAPRQIAGLSGALLNTCGNLSSITTPIAIGYIVDRSGSFNGALVYVVAHALVAVICYLFVVGEIRRVELQ, encoded by the coding sequence ATGAATCCGCTTCAAGCGCTGCCGGCGTCCGCGTCGGCAACGGCCCGGCGCACGCGCGTGCGCTGGCTGGTGCTGGCCGTCCTGTTCGCGGTCACGACGATCAACTACGCGGATCGCGCGGCGATCGCGATCGCCGGCCCGAGCCTCGCCCGCGCGCTGCACCTGAGCCACGTGCAGATGGGCTTCATCTTTTCCGCGTTCGGCTGGTCGTACGTGGTCGCGCAACTGCCGGGCGGCTGGCTGCTCGACCGCTACGGGTCGCGCATCGTCTATGCGTTCAGCATCTTCTTCTGGTCGCTGTTCACGCTGCTGCAAGGCGGGATCGGCTTCTTCGGCGGCGCGGCCGCGTTCGCGCTGCTGTTCGGGCTGCGCTTCCTGGTCGGCGCGGCCGAGGCGCCGTCGTTCCCGGCCAACAGCCGGATCGTGTCCGCGTGGTTCCCTGCGCCCGAACGCGGCACCGCGTCGGCGATCTTCAACGCCGCGCAGTACGCGGCGACCGTCGTGTTCGCGCCGCTGATGGGCTGGCTCGTGCACGCGTTCGGCTGGCAGTCGGTGTTCGCGGTGATGGGCGTGCTCGGCTTCGCGTTCGTCCTGGTGTGGAACCGCACGATGTACGACCCGAAGGACCACCCGACCATCAACCGCGCGGAGCTCGACTACCTCGCCGAAGGCGGCGCGCTCGTCAACATCGACCAGGCGACCGGCGGCCGCGACGGCGGCCCGTCGATGCGCCACGTGAAGGCGCTGCTGAAGAGCCGGATGCTGATCGGCGTGTACGTCGCGCAGTACTGCATCAACGCGCTCACCTATTTCTTCATCACGTGGTTTCCCGTCTATCTCGTGCAGGCGCGCGGGATGTCGATCCTCAACGCGGGGCTCGTCGCGTCGATCCCGGCCGTGTGCGGGTTCCTCGGCGGGATTCTCGGCGGCGTCGTGTCCGACGGGCTGCTCAAGCAGGGCCGCTCGCTGTCGGTCGCGCGCAAGGTGCCGATCGTGGTCGGCATGCTGCTGTCGATGTCGATGATCGTCTGCAACTACACCGATTCGCACGTGCTCGTCGTGCTGTTCATGGCGCTGTCGTTCTTCGGCAAGGGGCTCGGCGCGCTCGGCTGGGCCGTCAACGCCGACACCGCGCCGCGCCAGATCGCGGGCCTGAGCGGCGCGCTGCTCAACACGTGCGGCAACCTCTCCAGCATCACGACGCCGATCGCGATCGGCTACATCGTCGACCGCAGCGGCTCGTTCAACGGCGCGCTCGTCTACGTGGTCGCGCACGCGCTCGTCGCCGTGATCTGCTACCTGTTCGTCGTCGGCGAGATCCGCCGCGTCGAGCTTCAATGA
- a CDS encoding DUF2239 family protein encodes MTTTTLLPSYTAFDGHRRLASGPLATVALAVRQAAGDAMPGTILIFDDATGRSIDLDLRGTADEIRARYAPPSGDTASAAGELAGDGAGEQRGRGRPKLGVVSREVTLLPRHWEWLATQPGGASVALRKLVEDARRTHAEADRRRDAQARAYHFMSAMAGDLPGFEEAARALYANDLTRVAELIAGWPDDVRDHALALARGELPPSTEDCRQEHRTP; translated from the coding sequence ATGACCACCACCACACTGCTCCCTTCCTACACGGCCTTCGACGGCCACCGGCGGCTCGCGTCGGGGCCGCTCGCGACGGTCGCGCTCGCGGTCCGGCAGGCCGCCGGCGATGCGATGCCCGGCACGATCCTGATCTTCGACGATGCGACGGGCCGCTCGATCGACCTCGACCTGCGCGGCACGGCGGACGAAATCCGCGCGCGCTACGCACCGCCGTCGGGCGATACGGCCAGCGCCGCCGGCGAGCTGGCCGGCGACGGCGCGGGCGAACAGCGCGGCCGCGGCCGGCCGAAGCTCGGCGTCGTGTCGCGCGAGGTCACGCTGCTGCCGCGTCACTGGGAATGGCTGGCCACGCAGCCCGGCGGCGCGTCGGTCGCGTTGCGCAAGCTTGTCGAGGACGCACGGCGCACCCATGCGGAAGCCGACCGGCGACGCGACGCGCAGGCGCGCGCCTACCACTTCATGTCGGCGATGGCGGGCGACCTGCCCGGTTTCGAGGAGGCCGCGCGCGCGCTGTATGCGAACGACCTGACACGCGTCGCCGAGCTGATCGCCGGCTGGCCGGACGACGTGCGCGACCATGCGCTCGCGCTGGCACGCGGCGAACTGCCGCCGTCCACCGAAGACTGCCGACAGGAGCATCGGACGCCATGA
- a CDS encoding carotenoid oxygenase family protein: MTAFDLNRGAIAPVADEVDLVELRVTGTIPHELAGTLLRNGPNPPGGRFEGNDMLSWWPEAAMLHAIAFEGGRATGYRNRWARTQRWAAVHAPEAASQLPDTNPNVNVLQHAGELLALAEGGAPFAITAALDSLGVPARHAGLGGGMTAHPKVDPVTGELIAFRADWRAPWLRYGVADAQGVQRVDLEIALNAPSMMHDLAITETRSLLLDLNVGYDFSLLKHGHRMPLRWHDDRPARIGVLPRHGGAVRWFDVEPCFILHVVNAYDCDASCIVLDAVRYPSFLRFDAGTGRFADNPVGELWRYVIDTANGLIDEGPLADGGIEMPRINESRTGRRYRYLYAVEQPNPVEMRGVMRFDHASGTTTHYAVPPGDQNSEPVFVPRPGGANEDDGWLLVMVYRAATDTSDVVILDARAIDAGPVATVHLPRRVPAGFHGAWVPRER, encoded by the coding sequence ATGACCGCATTCGATCTGAATCGCGGCGCGATCGCGCCGGTTGCCGACGAGGTCGATCTCGTCGAGCTGCGCGTGACCGGCACGATCCCGCACGAACTCGCCGGCACGTTGCTGCGCAACGGCCCGAATCCGCCGGGCGGCCGTTTCGAAGGAAACGACATGCTGTCGTGGTGGCCGGAAGCCGCGATGCTGCACGCGATCGCGTTCGAAGGCGGCCGCGCGACCGGCTACCGGAACCGCTGGGCGCGCACGCAGCGCTGGGCCGCCGTGCATGCGCCTGAAGCGGCATCGCAGCTGCCCGACACCAACCCGAACGTGAACGTGCTGCAGCATGCCGGCGAATTGCTCGCACTGGCGGAGGGCGGCGCGCCGTTCGCGATCACGGCCGCGCTCGATTCGCTCGGTGTGCCGGCGCGGCACGCGGGCCTCGGCGGCGGGATGACCGCGCATCCGAAGGTCGATCCGGTGACCGGCGAGCTGATTGCGTTCCGCGCGGACTGGCGCGCACCGTGGCTGCGCTACGGTGTCGCCGATGCGCAGGGCGTGCAGCGCGTCGATCTCGAGATCGCGCTGAACGCGCCGTCGATGATGCACGACCTCGCGATCACCGAAACCCGCAGCCTGCTGCTCGACCTGAACGTCGGCTACGACTTTTCGCTGCTGAAGCACGGCCACCGGATGCCGCTGCGCTGGCACGACGACCGGCCCGCGCGCATCGGCGTGCTCCCGCGCCACGGCGGCGCGGTGCGCTGGTTCGACGTCGAGCCGTGCTTCATCCTGCACGTCGTGAACGCGTACGACTGCGACGCGTCGTGCATCGTGCTCGATGCGGTGCGCTATCCGTCGTTCCTGCGGTTCGACGCGGGCACGGGCCGCTTCGCCGACAACCCGGTCGGCGAGCTGTGGCGCTACGTGATCGATACGGCGAACGGGCTGATCGACGAAGGGCCGCTCGCCGACGGCGGCATCGAGATGCCGCGCATCAACGAAAGCCGGACGGGGCGCCGCTACCGCTACCTGTATGCGGTCGAGCAGCCGAATCCTGTGGAAATGCGCGGCGTGATGCGCTTCGACCACGCGAGCGGCACGACGACGCACTACGCGGTGCCGCCCGGCGACCAGAACAGCGAGCCGGTGTTCGTGCCGCGCCCGGGCGGCGCGAACGAGGACGACGGCTGGCTGCTGGTGATGGTCTACCGCGCGGCGACCGATACGAGTGACGTCGTGATCCTCGATGCGCGCGCGATCGACGCGGGGCCGGTCGCCACCGTGCACCTGCCGCGCCGCGTGCCGGCCGGGTTCCACGGCGCGTGGGTGCCGCGCGAACGTTGA
- a CDS encoding ABC transporter permease, with amino-acid sequence MAIPLNYIARNLWTRRLTTALTAGGMALVIFVFATVQMLDAGLTQTLVSTGEPDNAVVIRKGAETEIQSSIDHQQANALEMHPAVALGPDGRPLVSKEAVVLISLVKTSTGKPSNVVIRGVSPSGLALRPHVKLVAGRMFAPGSSEIIVGSAIAKGFSGTQLGDSLHFAQRDWTIVGIFDAGGSGFDSEIWGDVDQLMQSFRRTSYSSMVLRIPSADGFARFKADIDVDPRLTDEAKREQTFYGDQSRALSTFINILGITLSTIFSIAAMIGAMITMYASVANRVAEIGTLRALGFKRTNVLAAFLLEALLLGFVGGVAGLACASLMQFASFSTTNFQTFADLSFRFVLTPAIVVKTLLFSLVMGLVGGFLPAMRAARLKIVDALRAQ; translated from the coding sequence ATGGCGATCCCGCTCAACTACATCGCGCGCAACCTGTGGACCCGACGGCTCACCACCGCGCTGACCGCCGGCGGGATGGCGCTCGTGATCTTCGTGTTCGCGACCGTGCAGATGCTCGACGCGGGGCTCACGCAGACGCTCGTGTCGACCGGCGAACCCGACAACGCGGTGGTGATCCGCAAGGGCGCCGAAACCGAGATCCAGAGCTCGATCGACCACCAGCAGGCCAATGCGCTCGAAATGCATCCGGCCGTCGCACTCGGCCCCGACGGCCGGCCGCTCGTGTCGAAGGAAGCGGTCGTGCTGATCTCGCTGGTGAAGACCTCGACCGGCAAGCCGTCGAACGTCGTGATCCGCGGCGTGTCGCCGTCCGGCCTCGCGCTGCGCCCGCACGTGAAGCTCGTCGCCGGCCGCATGTTCGCGCCCGGCTCGTCGGAAATCATCGTCGGCAGCGCGATCGCGAAGGGCTTCAGCGGCACGCAGCTCGGCGACAGCCTGCATTTCGCGCAGCGCGACTGGACCATCGTCGGCATCTTCGACGCGGGCGGCAGCGGCTTCGATTCGGAGATCTGGGGCGACGTCGACCAGCTGATGCAGTCGTTCCGGCGCACCAGCTATTCGTCGATGGTGCTGCGCATCCCGAGTGCCGACGGCTTCGCGCGCTTCAAGGCCGACATCGACGTCGACCCGCGCCTCACCGACGAGGCGAAACGCGAACAGACCTTCTACGGCGATCAGTCGAGGGCGCTGTCGACGTTCATCAACATCCTCGGCATCACGCTGTCGACGATCTTCTCGATCGCCGCGATGATCGGCGCGATGATCACGATGTATGCGTCGGTCGCGAACCGCGTCGCCGAGATCGGCACGCTGCGCGCGCTCGGCTTCAAGCGCACGAACGTGCTCGCCGCGTTCCTGCTGGAAGCGCTGCTGCTCGGCTTCGTCGGCGGTGTGGCGGGGCTCGCGTGCGCGTCGCTGATGCAGTTCGCGTCGTTCTCGACGACCAACTTTCAAACCTTCGCCGACCTGTCGTTCCGCTTCGTGTTGACGCCCGCGATCGTCGTGAAGACGCTGCTGTTCTCACTGGTGATGGGGCTCGTCGGCGGGTTCCTGCCGGCGATGCGCGCCGCGCGGCTGAAAATCGTCGATGCGCTGCGCGCGCAGTGA
- a CDS encoding ABC transporter permease, translating to MYVLKLIARNAMRHRLRTLLTVLGLTIAVLAFGLLHTVVDAWYAGAAAASSGRLVTRNAISLVFPLPVSYENRIRGVEGVTAVVRSNWFGGIYRDPKNFFASFAVSDNYLDLYPEFIIPAQQRADYDRDRRGCLVGRQLATQFGFKIGDVIPLKGTIYPGTWDFVVRGILDGRDDSTITRQLVFHWEYLNETVRQRTPKQADQVGVFVLGVANPDDGASIARHVDAVFKNSLAETLTETEQAFQLGFVAMSNQIIAAIRLVSYVVILIIMAVMANAMAMSARERTAEYATLKALGFGPGFLALIVFGESVVIAVAGGGLGILATPPAASLFKQAAGGIFPVFKVSTETVVLQAACSVAVGFAAAIVPAWQAARVRVVEGLRAIG from the coding sequence CACACCGTGGTCGACGCGTGGTACGCGGGCGCGGCCGCTGCCTCCAGCGGGCGGCTCGTCACGCGCAACGCGATCTCGCTCGTGTTTCCGCTGCCTGTCAGCTACGAGAACCGGATCCGCGGCGTCGAAGGCGTGACGGCCGTGGTCCGCTCGAACTGGTTCGGCGGCATCTACCGCGACCCGAAGAACTTCTTCGCGAGCTTCGCGGTATCGGACAACTATCTCGACCTGTACCCGGAATTCATCATCCCGGCGCAGCAGCGCGCCGACTACGATCGCGACCGCCGCGGCTGCCTCGTCGGCCGCCAGCTCGCGACGCAATTCGGCTTCAAGATCGGCGACGTGATCCCGCTGAAGGGCACGATCTACCCGGGCACATGGGATTTCGTCGTGCGCGGCATCCTGGACGGCCGCGACGACTCGACGATCACGCGGCAGCTGGTGTTCCACTGGGAATACCTGAACGAGACGGTGCGCCAGCGCACGCCGAAGCAGGCCGACCAGGTCGGCGTATTCGTGCTCGGCGTCGCGAACCCCGACGACGGCGCGTCGATCGCGCGCCACGTCGACGCGGTGTTCAAGAACTCGCTCGCCGAGACGCTGACCGAAACCGAGCAGGCGTTCCAGCTCGGCTTCGTCGCGATGTCGAACCAGATCATCGCGGCGATCCGCCTCGTGTCGTATGTGGTGATCCTGATCATCATGGCCGTGATGGCCAACGCGATGGCAATGAGCGCGCGCGAGCGCACAGCCGAATACGCGACGCTGAAGGCGCTCGGCTTCGGCCCCGGCTTCCTCGCGCTGATCGTGTTCGGCGAATCGGTCGTGATCGCGGTGGCCGGCGGCGGGCTCGGGATCCTCGCGACGCCGCCCGCCGCGAGTCTCTTCAAGCAGGCGGCCGGCGGCATCTTCCCGGTGTTCAAGGTGTCCACCGAGACGGTCGTGCTGCAGGCCGCGTGCTCGGTCGCGGTCGGCTTCGCGGCGGCGATCGTGCCGGCGTGGCAGGCGGCGCGCGTGCGCGTCGTCGAAGGCCTCCGGGCAATCGGTTAG